Below is a window of Halobaculum lipolyticum DNA.
GCGCCGTCAACACCCCGCCCCAGTCGACGGGCGGGTCGGCGTCGTCGACGGTGGCTTCGAAGGCGGCGAGCCGGTCGTCGTAGCGGTCGTGCCACGGCTCGCGGGCGGCGGCCGCGAGCTCGTCGGCGACGGTCGCCAGCCGGTCGTCGACGTCGTCGAGGTCCGTCGCGGCAGCGGCGAGGCGCGGTTCGACCGTGTCGGGGTCGTCGCCGAGGCGGTCGGCGACCGTCTCCAGATCGTCGACCTCGGCGCGCAGGTCCGCGACCTGGAGCGCGAGCACCCGCCGTCGGAGGGTGCAGTCGAACCACGTCTCGGCGTCCGGCTCGTCGCCGAGGGCGGCGGCGTCGGACTCCAGTCGCGCCACGGCGCCGGCGAGTTCGTCGACGTCGGCGTCCAGTTCGTCGTGGCGCGCGCTCGGGGAGGCGACCCAGCGCTCGAACTCCTCGGCGTCCATCCCGAGTTCGTCGGCCGCCGCCTGCAGTTCGTTCGCCTCGCTGCCCACCCGGTCGGCCTCGCGCGCGACCGCGTACACGTCCTCGGTCGTCGCGGGACCGTCCGGGTCGCCGGCGCGGTCGACGAGCCGTCGGAGGTCGGCGTCCAGCGCCTCGACGTCCGCCTCGATGC
It encodes the following:
- a CDS encoding halo transducer protein; the encoded protein is MSEPEDDANGAGLVGLSVEEAAAVVAEREGVDPERARGTLSTVAEDGTVTESGVQSALAHLAKVVSTPATRVEFAGLDVDDAREAAADVADVPAVAARLDDFEARLRRIEADVEALDADLRRLVDRAGDPDGPATTEDVYAVAREADRVGSEANELQAAADELGMDAEEFERWVASPSARHDELDADVDELAGAVARLESDAAALGDEPDAETWFDCTLRRRVLALQVADLRAEVDDLETVADRLGDDPDTVEPRLAAAATDLDDVDDRLATVADELAAAAREPWHDRYDDRLAAFEATVDDADPPVDWGGVLTALETALAADN